The Verrucomicrobiota bacterium region ACCGCTACCGGGCGGTTGCACCGCTGCTCGATGATTTGAACGCACATGGGGGCTCGGTTCGAGCCGACCGGTTCACGCGGACCAAAGGCGGTTTGCCGGACTGGATCATCGTTGTGAATCCGGGAGAACATCGCAAAGTTGTGAATCCCGCCGTCGAGAGCAACGGTACCGGGGTGATTACGATCAGCCCCTGAGCACAGCCATAAGCCGTCATCCCTGAAAATGGCGGCCCGACGCACAACAGACCGAAGACGCCGGCAAATTCAAACAAACCACCCGTCTCGCATCAGGAATGCAGCGGCTCAGCCTTTCCCGAACCGTAGTACCTGAATCGTGGTTAAGGGCACGCAACGGAGGGTTGAGGTGCGTAGGTCAGACGTGGAAACGGTTACGTGCAAAACCTTCTACGAGTTGTCGGCGAACGATTCTGAGCGGGTACATTGTCTGATTGAGATTGAGCATCCGGCTGCCATTGATACGGGGCTTTGTTGGTTGCAGGCGACGGCGCGCGCCTGCGAACTCCTGCACCGGATGCCGAACGCGGGCGAGTTACGGTTGATCAGCGCGACGCAGGCACGGGCGCTCGCAAAGCCTGGGACCCGCCAGCGGCGGCCCGGATCCCGGCTGGCCGGAGACCATAAATCTGGTGGACGCAGGCCAAGAACGAAAAAGGTTGTTTCCGCCGGGAGCCAAACGCTCGAGGCCCGGCTTGCGACCGTCCTGGAATCGGCTGCAAAGGCCCGGGCCGCGAGCCGGGAGTTGCAACTGAAAAATGCGGGGATTCGTCACACCAGCCGGCGGCTTCGTCGAGCGGTGCTCGATACCTGGTACGTCTCCGAGTCGCTGCGCCACCTCCGCGCCAGGGCTTCGCACGTGGCTGCGTCCTAGCGACGAAGTTCAATGTTCCAGGGCGCTGATCATCGCGGCGCCGGTGGCCCGTTATGCCGCAAGACAACCACGGCGGAGGCAGGAATCATCCGCAGAACACGCAGAAGGACGCAGAAAAGAGACAAAATATCCACAGATTACGCGGATTACACAGATTCAAGGCATCCTAACCCTAACCGCGTAAGGTACGGATGCCTTTGCGTGTTCTGCGGATGATTCCTGTCTTCCCGCCGTGTTCGCCGTAACATTGGATCCAGTTATCGGACGTCTCCGAACTCCGAACGCCAAACTCCGAACTCTTCCTCTTCCCGCCGTGTTCGCCGTGGCCCGCCGTGTTCGCCATATGAACTCTTACGTCGTGCCCGCCCAACCCGCTGTGCCCGCCGTGTGACCCGACACCCGACACCCGACACTCTCCATCTCCATTTGTGGCATTTTCTCTTATGCGTTCATTTCTTGTGATCTGTGCGTTTTGGTTCGGCTGCACGCTGGCCGGTATGGCCTCGGCCGATTTCAACGGGACCTGGGTGGTCGATCTCACGGCCTCGGATTCTCCAGAGCCGATTCTCAAGCGCCTGGGCGCATCGTGGTTCCAGCGGAGACTGGCCACCTCCCTGAAAGTCGAGGCAACTTACCGCCAGACCAAAGACCGGCTCACCATCCTGACCCGAGCGCCGGCATTTTCGCGAACGGAAGAATTCTGGCTGGATGGACGGCCGGTGACGAAGAAGGAATCGCTTACGGGACCCTATACGGAACGGACCTTCTGGTCCGCTGACGGCGCCCGGTTAATCTCGATCAGCGCCTTTCGAACCAAGGACGGTAAAGACGCAAGGCTCCGGGTCGCGCGCCAACTGGCTGATAAGGGCGGCACCTTGCTCCTCGGTGAGACCCTGGACGTAGCCGGCGAACCGCCGCAACCGGTCGTGCGGCGGATTTGGCACCGGAAAGGCGCTGCGGACTGACTGAGCCGGCGACGATTCGATTTGGGGCCGGCCCGGTTTTGTTCCGCCTGCCGCCGCTTCGCAAGCCAGGGAGCGATCAGTCCGCCGAGACGAGCGTCCGCAGGCCTCTCAGCGGCGAGAAGCATGCCAGGAGACAACCAGCCGCCCAGCCGCAAGCCACCAGCACCAAGGTGGTGCGAATACCTATGCAGCCTCCCAGCCACCCCCCAAACAAAGCGCCGAATGGCATCACGCCGGTCACGCAAAATCGAAATGCGCCATTCATTTTGCCGAGCATTCGCTTTGGCGTCAGCGTCTGGCGGATCGTCCAGGCGTAGACGGTAATGGCCGATCCGGCTACACTCAGCACAAAATAGGCGCCGGTTAACAAAATCATGCCGGGCAGGTTTCCGTCGTGCGCCGCGGGAAAGCAGAAGGCGGCTAACGATGAGAGCAGGCAGGTAACGATCACGAGCGGACCCGGGCCGATGATAGGCCCGACTCGTTGTGCGGCCAATGCTCCGGTGATCGCGCCCAATCCTCCCAGACTGACAATGACGCCGAACAGCCCGGGGCGGATGCCTAACTCGCGAGTTACAAAAAGCACGAGCACTGCCATGACCGCATTCATAAAGAAATTTTGAAGACTCAGAAGCCAGAGTAAGGCGCGAATGTGAGTCTGTTTGGTCACGAAGCGGAATCCTTCCACGATCTGGCTGATCATCAGGTGATGAGGAGTGAACCGCTTCTCCTCACGGTGATCAATCTGAAGGATGCTGAATGCGCATAATAGGTAGGTGAATGAGTCGATGAGAACGGCGGCCGGTGCGCCCAGGATCTCAACCAGTACACCGGCAAAACCCGGCCCGGCCGATTGGCCGAGCGAATATGACAACATGATCTTTGCGTTCGCGCCGACTAATTGGTCCCGGTTCACGATCTCCGGAACGTACGTCTGGTAGGACATCTCAAAGATGGTCTTGAGCGATCCCATCGCAAACATCAGGAAATACAAGGCTTCCAAACGCAAAAAACCCGCCAGCGCCGCGATTGGTACCAAGGTAAGCACGGCGCTTTGTACGACGTTCGTGGAAATCATCAGCAGCCGGCGGATGCCGAAATCGGCCCAGACGCCGGCCGGCAGCGTGAAAATCAGGAAGGGGGCAAACTCCGCGGCCCGAAGTAAGCCCATCTGCGCAGGGTTCGCATGCAGCGTCATCGCTGCAAGCAGCGGGATGGCGAAAGCGGTAACCTGTGAGCCTAATGTGGAAACCGTTTGACCTAACCAGAAACAACCGAAAGCGCGGTTCAGGTAAAACGGCGGGCGTGGCGGGGGGAGGGAAGGCGCAACGGGAGCTTCAAGCAGTCTCACCTTGCGCGGCACCCTCCTGGTTTGGAGCTTGAAACGGCCGCTCAACGCTGGCTCGCCCGGAAATCCCTGTCATCTTGTGAGTTAAAAGGTTCAATGTGCGGATATTCTGTTTTTCATGTCCGGATATGACAACCTGACGCCGGTACCGGGCCTGCCCCTAAAGGCGACCAACAAGGATCTCGCCCGTCGCGCCGCATACAGCAGCGCGACCAAAAGAAAGATCCGGAAACGCGCCACCCGACATCCTCTATTTGTGGCATTTTTCCGCTTGTGCCATTTGTGGCATTTTACTAGGCTGCCGCCCGGACGGCGGGTTTGCGGGGCGCCGCGAGTTCGGCCCTTAGCCGCATCAGCAGTATCCCAAGGCGATTTCGTCCGGACCGGTCGGGACCGGCCCCCCATTGGGCGTCGTCCGGCGAATCGTTGATAAGCTGGGCATCGCCCGTCAGGATCAACTGGCCGGCCAGGTGCGGATGCTGGGTGAATTTGGCCCGCAGCGCCCGGTACATGATGGCCTCCCTCACGTCGTGCCAGTCCGCACGCAACGGCAAGCAAGGGTTTCGCCCCAGCTCAACCGCCCGCCGGGCCGTGACGGCACGCCGGATGATCTCCTGGAGATCAAACTCAAGGAACTTCTGAGCCTGATAATAATGTTCTACGGTCGGCCAACGACGGTCATCCAGTTCGATCGGGTGATCGGACGCATTACAAAGCATGCCGTGAGGACACGCGAGGTCGTTCCGGAAAAAGATTCGTTGCATTTTAAAGGTTGATCAGGTGGTTCGGGACCGCAGTACCCATGAAACCAGCGACGCAATCGCGGAAGAATTAAGCCTCTTTGCACATTGCCAGAAACTTAACGCCGTCTTCAGATTGATCCGGACGTCCGCGGAAGCGCACGGCAAACGTTCCATTCGCCTTGAGCAAAGAGAACAGAACCGCCGCCTTAAATAGATTTCGAAACAGGTTCCATGCCGCATCCCTCTTGGCTCCCCCGAAAACCTGCGCGGCCTTATGCGACCGCGCTTCCGGCCGGAGCCCAGAAGCCGCACGCTTGAACGATTTGAATCGCTTACAACGTAACCCCATTATAATGCCGGGCAGCCAATCTGTCCAGTCTTGCAGCCCCGTAAACAAAGTGACATGAAAAACGTTGCGCGCGGTCCTGCCGTTCAGAGTCCGTCCACCAAAGCCGCCATTCTGCCGAAGCCAAGCGGCTCAACCGGCTGGTTTAGAGGAAACGGCTTCCTGCTTGGGTTGGGCGTAGCCGTCGTCCTTGGATTCGTCTTTCCGCAGGGGGGCGCCCGGAACGGGGTATTGCACCCGGAACTTGTCGGTGATTCGGGCATCGCGCTGATCCTGTTCCTGCAAGGGCTCTCGATTCCCCTAAACAAGATGCGCACCGGCGCCGGCAACTGGCGGCTGCATGCGACCATTCAAACCTTCACATTCATCGTGTTCCCGCTGGTCGGTCTGGCCTTCGCCGCCGTCATACCTCGGATGTGGCCCGATGAACCGCCCCCGATCCGCGCGGGTATGCTCTACCTTTGCGTGCTGCCCTCGACCGTGTCGACCTCGGTTGTGCTGACCGCCGTAGCGGGAGGTAACGTGGCCGGTGCGATCTTCAGTGCAGCCTTTTCAAACATCATCGGCGTCGTCCTGACCCCGGTCTGCGTGCAGTTCCTGATGTCCACCACCGGTCAGCATGGGCACTTCGGCGCCTTGCTGGGCCAAATCCTCCTGCTTACCCTGGTGCCCTTCACCATCGGCATGCTGGTGCGCCCCTTCGTCTGGCAATTTGTCGACGCGAACAAGCGTTGGGTTAACTGGATCAGCAATGCCGTGATCCTGTTTATCGTCTACAGCGCGTTCTCCGACTCCGTCCAAAACCGGATCTGGCAAAAGTTCGGCTACGGGCTGACGCTCGGCGTCCTGGCCATGATCATCGCGCTCTACGTTACCATTTCCTGTTTGGTCCAGTTGGCGAGTCACTGGCTGAAACTCAATCGTGAGGATTTCATCGCGGCTTACTTCTGTTCCGTGAAAAAAACGCTCGCCATGGGAGTGCCGCTGGCGATCCTCATCTTCGGGACTCGCGCCGACCTGAGCCTGATCCTTTTGCCGATCATGTTTTATCACCCGTTCCAGCTTCTGGTGAACGGTATCCTGGCAAATCGTTGGGCCGGACAGACGGCGCCCCGATAATTGCCCGGCGTCGGGGAACTTGCGAACCTACTTGCGAAACGGCGCCATGCTGTCAAGCTTGGTGTAGGACACGGGAAAGTCTTTCGTAAAATGCAGGGAACCAAAAAGAAATCACGCATGGTCCTGTCGGAAACTATCAGGACCGCATTGCCCGCCCTGGGGATCATCGCAGTTGGCATCTGGACGCAGTTTTCCAGGGTTCCTGACCCGCAACCAGCGCCGGACCCGGCTGTTTCTGATACCTTTGAGACCTTTAACGCCTTGGCGCCCGCCGTGGCCGTGGAACCAGGGGATCCACCCGATAACGACGCGGCTCCCACTGTGCCGGACTTCTCGCCGGCTTCGCCCGATGCAGATAACGTCTGAGCGGAGCGGGCCCAGAAAAAGTTCTGAATTTACCGCCGCGGCAAGAGCGCCTGGAAGAGGCTTGGTTGGATTTGCTGAAGGGGCGGCAGCAAATACGAGCGACACCTTCCCTGCCGGCCCTTCAGACCTCCGACGAGGAAGAGGACCGCTTCCCAGGGATATAAACCCTGGGCTGAGTCCTGCCGCTTCTTCGGCGCTAAAATCGGTTCACCCGCGCAACGAGCCGCTCAACCAACTCGAAAACGGGTGTAAGGACGGCCGCCGGTGCATAGGTGTTAGGAGCCATCGATAAAGATAAAGGTAATTGAGAGTAGATCCCGCCGGTTTCTCGAAAACCCGCTTTCTCTCGTCCTCTCAGCATCCCAGGCCGGTTGTACCTAACCGGTTCACCTTCCAGAATGCCCGGAGAACTACCTCTTTCCTCGGGAATTGTCCTACCTTATCAATAGGATTTAGGGCTGCCAGCCGGCCCCCGATACTACGCATTTATCCCGCGAACAGCTTTCGTTTTCCGCGCGGCATCCGCGGCGCGCCAGAGGTACCATGCAGCCGTCGTGCGATGCGGGCGCCAGCGTTCCCCCAGCAGATGCAACTCTTTTGCGGAAGGCAGTGCCGGCAAATCGTACGCGATCCGGTAACCGTTGCGTACCCCGAAGTCGTCCACGGGCCATACATCGGCGCGGCCAAGTTTAAAAATCAGCATCATCTCGACCGTCCACCGGCCCACCCCGCGTACCTGCGTGAGGCGCGCGATGATCTCGTCGTCCGTCATTCGCGCGATCGCACGAGAACTCGGGACGACGCCGGCAACGGTCTTTTCGGCGATATCTCGCAACGCGGCGATCTTCGCCCGGGAAAAGCCGGCCCCACGCAGCGCCTCATCGGAAATCGCGGCAAGGTCCGCCGGACCCGGAAAACGCTTTCCCGGAAAAAGCGCTCGGAACCGGCCCAGGATGCTCTCGGCCGCCGTACCGTTCAATTGCTGATGAGCGACGGCGCGCACCAGCGATTCGAAGGGTGAACGGCGCGGGTCGGCCACGAGCCTGCAGTCGCCGTGTTCGCGGATCAGGCGATCCATGGTGCTGCACTGGCTTGAAAGGTGTCGCAGGGCGTCAGGAGTCATTTTTTATCATCATAAACCCGGCCGGATACCCGTGCCGCTGCGTCCGCGCAAAAAACCAATCCTCAAATCGCAGAATTGATTTGCAACAACTCAATCTATAAAATTTATGGTGCTGGTGCAACTCCTCCCGATTTCCTTCGTCTCACCCAAAAGCATTATTGTTCTACCTCCCGCTTTCTGATGTCGTGCCGTGTGCAGGCGGATGAAGTTTATCGGCCTGTTCATCGGAGGTAAGCACTGCCCGTTTGGCGGGGGACGTTCGCCGCGTCGCCTGATTACCCGATTGTCCATGCCTGACTGCCTGAGCGCCTGATCGCCTCACTAAT contains the following coding sequences:
- a CDS encoding NADAR family protein is translated as MQRIFFRNDLACPHGMLCNASDHPIELDDRRWPTVEHYYQAQKFLEFDLQEIIRRAVTARRAVELGRNPCLPLRADWHDVREAIMYRALRAKFTQHPHLAGQLILTGDAQLINDSPDDAQWGAGPDRSGRNRLGILLMRLRAELAAPRKPAVRAAA
- a CDS encoding MFS transporter, which encodes MRLLEAPVAPSLPPPRPPFYLNRAFGCFWLGQTVSTLGSQVTAFAIPLLAAMTLHANPAQMGLLRAAEFAPFLIFTLPAGVWADFGIRRLLMISTNVVQSAVLTLVPIAALAGFLRLEALYFLMFAMGSLKTIFEMSYQTYVPEIVNRDQLVGANAKIMLSYSLGQSAGPGFAGVLVEILGAPAAVLIDSFTYLLCAFSILQIDHREEKRFTPHHLMISQIVEGFRFVTKQTHIRALLWLLSLQNFFMNAVMAVLVLFVTRELGIRPGLFGVIVSLGGLGAITGALAAQRVGPIIGPGPLVIVTCLLSSLAAFCFPAAHDGNLPGMILLTGAYFVLSVAGSAITVYAWTIRQTLTPKRMLGKMNGAFRFCVTGVMPFGALFGGWLGGCIGIRTTLVLVACGWAAGCLLACFSPLRGLRTLVSAD
- a CDS encoding DNA-3-methyladenine glycosylase 2 family protein; protein product: MTPDALRHLSSQCSTMDRLIREHGDCRLVADPRRSPFESLVRAVAHQQLNGTAAESILGRFRALFPGKRFPGPADLAAISDEALRGAGFSRAKIAALRDIAEKTVAGVVPSSRAIARMTDDEIIARLTQVRGVGRWTVEMMLIFKLGRADVWPVDDFGVRNGYRIAYDLPALPSAKELHLLGERWRPHRTTAAWYLWRAADAARKTKAVRGINA
- a CDS encoding bile acid:sodium symporter; amino-acid sequence: MKNVARGPAVQSPSTKAAILPKPSGSTGWFRGNGFLLGLGVAVVLGFVFPQGGARNGVLHPELVGDSGIALILFLQGLSIPLNKMRTGAGNWRLHATIQTFTFIVFPLVGLAFAAVIPRMWPDEPPPIRAGMLYLCVLPSTVSTSVVLTAVAGGNVAGAIFSAAFSNIIGVVLTPVCVQFLMSTTGQHGHFGALLGQILLLTLVPFTIGMLVRPFVWQFVDANKRWVNWISNAVILFIVYSAFSDSVQNRIWQKFGYGLTLGVLAMIIALYVTISCLVQLASHWLKLNREDFIAAYFCSVKKTLAMGVPLAILIFGTRADLSLILLPIMFYHPFQLLVNGILANRWAGQTAPR